The Leptodactylus fuscus isolate aLepFus1 chromosome 5, aLepFus1.hap2, whole genome shotgun sequence genome segment CAGTTCATGAATGTGCCTGCAGGATTATTCCAACTCCAGTCGCGCATACATCTTCTCCTATCCTTCCAACAGCACCGCCATGAACACATCACTTATTTCTATTGATAATTTAGTATATTAATTTAGCTgatgactctctctctctctctctctctctctctctctctctctctctatatatatatatatatatattatatccttGATAACTTGATAATCTTTTGTTTTAGGCAACAGTTGCTGCATTTGCTGCTAGTGAAGGTCATTCTCATCCTCGTGTTGTGGAGCTGCCAAAAACTGATGAAGGACTTGGCTTTAATGTCATGGGAGGAAAAGAGCAGAATTCACCAATTTACATTAGTCGCATAATTCCAGGTGGTGTGGCAGAGCGACATGGAGGACTTAAAAGGGGAGACCAGCTGCTTTCAGTAAATGGAGTGGTATGGTTAATCTGGCTTATTCAGTGTTATCTAGGTTATGAACAAGGAGGGCGATGAGATCTAACCGGACCTACATGGTCAGCGTATATGATATGTATTTTCTCGTGCTTTACCAAAAGTATGTAAAAGACTGTAGTGATTTTTTAAAGTACATTCATATGGAGGTCAATGGTATTAGAGAGCTGCACTATACCACAAACTGCAGCAAGCAAGGATTTTACCATGATTGCAGTAATAGATTTTGTAGAAAATAATTACGGTAAATTTGGTTTACACCGCACTATTATCACATGGTATGAATATACTTATATGAGTTGTTAtgaaatgtactgtatatttttgtGGGAAGTTAGAAAAGAATATTCTGATGTATGTCCACCAGGGCACCCAAACGAAGGAGACCAcggagctagtgtgaacctagactaaACCATATTCTCTATTTTACTTTTTGACATCTAGGGTGTGAGATTAATGGATGTATTTCTGGACGTCTATACTTTTGCAACCATATTTTGTTTCTCCAATAGAAATGAAGTGAGCTCTCCCAAAGAGGCATCTAACCCACATGGATCAGGTTCTGGATAGAAAAGAAGAGTGTATGCACTGCTTGTCAAATACAAATCTATAGACAAACACTgtctgaggctgaggccccatgttgtggatatGCAgtattttctgttgcagattttgttgcagtttttagagccaaaCACAAGAAtagctactatatatatatatatatatatatatatatatatatatatatattatatatacagtcctatgaaaaagtttgggcacccctattaatcttaatcatttttagttctaaatattttggtgtttgcagcagccatttcagtttgatatatctaataactgatggacacagtaatatttcaggattgaaatgaggtttattgtactaacagaaaatgcgcaatatgcattaaaccaaaatttgaccggtgcaaaaatatgggcacctcaacagaaaagtgacattaatatttagtacatcctccttttgcaaagataacagcctctagtcgcttcctgtagcttttaatcagttcctggatcctggatgaagggattttggaccatttctttctacaaaacaattcaagttcagttaagtttgatggtcgccgaacatggacagcccactctcaaatgatctgaaaacaaagattgttcaacatagttgttcaggggaaggatacaaaaagttgtctcagagatttaacctgtcagtttccactgtgaggaacatagtaaggagatggaagaccacagggacagttcttgttaagcccagaagtggcaggccaagaaaaatatcagaaaggcagagaagaagaatggcgagaagagtcaaggacaatccacagaccatctccaaagagctgcagcatcatctttctgcagatggtgtcactgtgcatcggtaacaatacagcgcactttgcacaaggagaagctgtatgggagagtgatgagaaagaagccatttctgcaagcacaccacaaaccgagtcgcctgaggtatgcaaaagcacatttggagaagccaacttcattttggaaacaaagattgagttgtttggttataaaaaaaggcgttatgcatggcgtccaaaaagaaacagcattccaagaaaaacacttgctacccactgtaaaatttggtggaggttccatcatgcttcggggctgtgtggccaatgccagcactgggaatcttgttaaagttgagggtcgcatggattctactcagtatcagcagattcttgagaataatgttcaagaatcagtgacgaagttgaagttacgccggggatggatatttcagcaagacaatgatccaaacaccgctccaaatcgactcaggcattcatgcagaggaacaattacaatgttctggaatggccatcccagtccccagacctgaatatcattgaacatctgtgggatgatttgaagcgggctgtccatgctcggcgaccatctaacttaactgaacttgaattgtttgtccaaaatacctttatccaggatccaggaactgattaaaagctacaggaagcgactagaggctgttatctttgcaaaaggaggatctactaaatattaatgtcacttttctgttgaggtgcccatacttttgcaccggccaaattttggtttaatgcatattgcacattttctgttagtacaataaacctcatttcaatcctgaaatattactgtgtccatcagttattagatatatcaaactgaaatggctgttgcaaataccaaaatatttataactaaaaatgattaagattaataggggtgcccaaactttttcataggactgtatatacttatGCCCCTCTCCCTGTTCAGAATATAAGCCCTACATGCAGGAGTTTCAGGAAATATTATTTACTGAAATAGTAGCTGAAACTCGGAGCAAATTTCCAACAGATGtagttgggaaatctacagtaagtgaatttaaCCGTGCCTGGGATAACACATGTCTATCCTAAGGTAAAACTGTTATAATCCAAAACACTGAGTTAGTAAAGTTGACTATACACAATTAATAGATGTCAGCAAAATAGCTGTCTGCCGAATCCTAcgcacatctaatgtgtatggctggcTTAAGAAGAGGCGGTGGGGAAGGGGAGTAACAGAAATGCAAGAAttgtatgtagtctgtaaccatggagacatatAGCTCTGCATTGGTGATCTGGGTTAAAAATCCAATATTTACTAgttctccttatggagtgacgatatcccctcaaccctgtctaagcctctcacctctgccaggtcagtcctctctgcgccaagctgatgagatgcaaatacatcgaaacagctgtccttggctgagagactgtatctggtataatcccaacatcattgcaaacaaacgcctctgagaaggtcggcataatgttaaagggagcgccctctatatgtttgtttgactgagactctgtcttcctaattacatcatggaagatagacttgcacattctcagtcagcgccctctattggtgtgcatacttgaggcactggcaccctaattacatcatggaagtcagatttgcatattcttcctatgtagTTTTAGCATGTAATTCATGTTGATGGTCCTTTTATAGTATTTATTTTGTAAGCACAATACATAcagtttatgctaggttcacactagtgatgTGGTCTCCATTATTTAGGTCTTATTATTTAGGTTCAGGAGACCTGAACGACAGAGAgctggaccgctaaaacagcagttacacacagacactggcagaccccgttgactataatgaggtccactgggtgtctgctgttttcaaACCTAAAGCGGCAGAGAAAAAGTCCTCCAtacaggactttcctctcctCCGATTTTAGGGGTTTCTCCAATGGAGACTATATAGAGACTCTTTTCAATTAAAGGAAAAAGGATTTAAAAAATTGCAATACTGTACCTATAATTTAAATAACACCTATTTTAGCTGAAACAGCTGACAATGTAATGTGTATAAAACGCTTGCCCAATCATGATACAAGGGAAAAAACACAAATTCTTTGTTTGCAAGGTAGATAACCCGCCACTAGAAGTTTCCTTCAGTAGAATAGCAATAGCGTTTAACTATTGAAAGTATATAGCTTTAGTAGTGGATTGCCATctactattctattctattcatcTGAATAGTGTATTGCTCACATGAATAGATTACATGGTAATTATGTGAATTCTATTATATAACCTATTGCATCCTTATAACTGCAGAGTGTGGAAGGGGAGCATCATGAGAAGGCGGTTGAGCTATTGAAAGCTGCAAAAGACAGTGTTAAGCTGGTAGTGCGATACACACCTAAAGTGTTGGATGAAATGGAAGCTCGCTTTGAGAAGCTGAGGACTGCAAGGCGCAGGCAACAACAACAGTTACTAATccagcagcagcaacaacaacagcagcaacaGGCACAACAAAACCATGTGTCGTAGGTGAGAGTTTTCATTGCTTTCACTTCTTACCTGTGAACATTGCGGTGCATTAGTTTTCAGGATTAGGAACTTAAAAGTGTATTCTGAGATGTAAAACTCCACTTCATTTTCACCTATTAGAAGAATCAAACTAATTTGCAATATAATTATATTAACCTAAGTGTATCATTTCATCATGAGGcatgttaaagtgtaactaaacttttggaaaattttggaTTTTCTGGCAATAattttgtcattaatacattttttaacatattttgtatcctttgtgtgaaatcttgcatctatttattatttttccttgcttctgtattgagagttaTTCCCTACTTTTTACtgagtaactgtatatggagtacGGTTTTGGAGTAGGGGGTAAAATGTAGAAGAAAATAAGGGTAGGgtcccttcaaacagttatatctccagtattataaaatgtaaaaacttgCTTTTTGAAAGAGGACTTAGGTTGAAGTGCTagctatattatttccagagatattaccGGTTGAcaaatatttatatgcagctgcataatatatatgatataaatatctcACAGGTTATGATGCCCTACATATAACTGATTGACGTAACCCTCCCGTATACTCATTTTCTCTGTAttttacacagacctgtattcCAAGCCTGTACACAGTAACTCAGTGAGAGGTAGAAGCAGCTCTCATtacagaagcaaggggaagaataaagagatgcaggatttcacagaaaggagacaaactttgttaataaactatattacaaaataAGGCAGAGACCTAAAGTCACAATGGGTGGTACTAACTGCTGGAGACAATAAAGGAGaacaatactgtttgggggccagtaGGGGGCCATTTATTGTGTGGAGGCCAGAAAAGGAAGCAACAaattgtatgggggccaataaggatgtaatatacagtgtgaggggtaagtaagggggtctgtatactgtgtgtggttgcCACACAGTAAAACGCCCCCTTTTTCTGTAACCCACATGGTTTACAGcatcctttactggtccccacatggTAAAATATCTCTTTACTGGTCTCTACATGGtatactgccccccccctcccacacacacacagtataccacTCATTCTactggctcccacatggtatactGCCCCTTTTAATGAATCCAACACAGAATGCCACCCATTTTActagcccccacatggtatattgccccTTTTACTGACATCCATCCTGGTAAAACACCACCTTTAGTAGCTCCCACATGATAAACAAACCCATTTACTGACCCAACATGGTAGAAAGCCCTATACACTAGCCCAAACACGGTAtagcactgccccccccccacaatatacCGCCCTTTTACTTGTCCCCACATAGtaaaatgccccctttactggcctccactggagggggggggcaggaaAGCACTTGCAGGCAGATTTGTATAACCACAAATAGATGATTATCTTTGCAATGCTTCATTGCCTTTAAAGTCTGGCTATAGGGTATATTTCTGCTTATGTTAAAGGACTCTATATGGCATTAtttttggtttgggaggcattcgGAAACTGTCAGGCTTCCTTTAATGTTTCCTAatttttccctttttcttctttcttcgtctaTGAATCCCTCTAGCTGTATTTAATCTACTGTTTATCTTTATAAGTAATTTTTTTGTTCATCAAACACTTTCTTTTCAGATGAATAGTACTTATTTTCTCCATGTGCCTTTACAATATATAGCACTATTTAGTTTCCTGCACATCTTAGAGCCTTATGACCCTGTCAATTTATTAGTTTGCTCTCAGTTGTTTTGCTCTTTGCTTTCACCACAGGTTTTTCTCTAGAAAGAAACACAGATAGATCAGTGGCCATGAAGCAATTCCACCAGGAGTCCATTTTGCCAAAGGATCAGAAGAGAATTTGTTCTCATTATCCAGCATAGAGATGGGTCGATAATCCTTTGGCTGAGCTATCTAAAAGCTTTTATTATAAAGGTGATGTGTTCGATAGTTAGGAGAACCTCTTTGTTTTGGACTTGCCCTCCAATATTTATTGTAACCATATAATTTAGTATTGTGTAAAGAGGATAAAGCAGTCTGTATTGATAAGTTTATTTCTATAGTTGGGTCCGAGTGCCTGGAATTGTGTCTAGAAATCCTCATTGTTCACTGGACACCAAACTGCATCAGTTTAGCGCACTAACAGATCAGCACTTGTATACACTCAagaatattatcctgtactgtatattgtataatctATGACCTGTTGTTTGTAAGAAAATTCAATATTTTTTCCTTACAATAGTAAGTTATTAAATTTATACGGTTTTATGTTATTAGGCAGAGCAGCATTTTCGTTTCTGTTTTGTATGTTTAAGCAATGTTAGATACTGTAGCTGCTGCAAATTTAGAGATGAGACCTGTATTTTACATATACATATTGTATGTAGCATTTATGACCATATTGTATATGAGACAGATATTATTTGTTCTCCTGTATTGTACAAGTTTTCGTTATTCTTCCctcttattttattgttttatatgCTTTGTTACATTTATGTCTGCCCAGTGTTTATATTAATCATTTATTGtcaaaattaaatattttttaattaaatttgctGTGAGAGTATGTTTTTGGCTAGAAAAAGAGGACTAACATAGATGGACAATTTACAGATTGAAGGGCAAATGCCATTGTTTTCCAGTGATAGTCATGGTATTCAGTATTCTAAGTATACAACTCTGAAAAATCTACactctatagtgatgtcatccccATGGTGACATAATCATaggttgtactgtgacatcgatAGTCCAAGTTCTATGGCTCCTTGGCATCTGATGCTGTCTAGAAATGAATATCATCTTCATAAAAAAGAAATGTAGTTAATAATATGCCATAATATGCCATTCCTATGTCATAGTTCTTCTGCTATATTCTGCCATGTTTTTAAATCTTTGTGCCCTATCGCAAAATTGTCACTGGGCAGACTTGGCATTTTAGAGGTCCTGTTCAAAGTCACACTCTTTATAGGCCCCCCTCCATTTACAGGTCTGGACAGATTTGTACAAAATCTACAGATTTGGACAAAATAGTGCAGCTCACGGCACTACTTTGTCAGGTAAAATGACAAGCTCCCTATTTTATACCCCTCTATATTTCAAACAACTCTATACATTAAAATATTATCTTGGTCTTCACAAAGTAAATCATTCCCTTTACTGCCCACTTTTCTGATCCTAACTCAGTGTAATGCTCCATTAATTGATCCCCTTTACTAACTcaaacatggtataacacccccttcactgtccctcacacagtataacatccccctttctggcccctacacagtataataccaattTGAAGGAAAATAATATCCCCTTTACTGGCCACCAGACAGAATAGTGCCCTATTTACTAGCCaaggaagtactttcctgtccacatgttccctgcggagatctcatggcaagcacactgaccccattatagtctatggggtgcgtgtgctttcactgcacaccaattgccagtgcgtttggtattttgTTGGAGGaagaggggtccccatgtggactcccccaaacagat includes the following:
- the LIN7A gene encoding protein lin-7 homolog A; this translates as MSLRALLLSPSLPFSLFLPPPPFSSSSAALALSVTLHPTTDMATVVQPLTLDRDVARAVELLEKLENSGEVPVHKLQSLKKVLQSEFCTAIREVYQYMHETIPINGCPEFRARATAKATVAAFAASEGHSHPRVVELPKTDEGLGFNVMGGKEQNSPIYISRIIPGGVAERHGGLKRGDQLLSVNGVSVEGEHHEKAVELLKAAKDSVKLVVRYTPKVLDEMEARFEKLRTARRRQQQQLLIQQQQQQQQQQAQQNHVS